CGCCCATTGCCCGGGATTTGCGTCAGGAAGTGTATCGACTGATTACCGAAGAACAGGCCGATGAACAAGGTGTCATTACGTTTATGCTGGATCGCTATGGCGATTTTGTCCTGTATCGCCCGAGACTGGATAGCAGAACCTTACTGCTCTGGTTCGGGCCACTGCTGATTTTGTTGATGGCGCTGTTTGCACTGATTCGCATTGTCAGGAACAGCAAACAACCTTCTGATGAGGAGCCGCTGGATGATTGTCATCAGCAAGAGCTCGACAAGTTGCTGGGTAGAGAGAAATGATGTTTGAACTCTGGCTGATGATTTTCATTCTGGCATTGGCTGGCATGGGGTTTGCGCTGTATCCCATGCTGGGTCGTATTAAACCGGTGTCGGATGTCTCCAGTAAAGAATCCAATGTCGCCTACTTTCGGGAGCAGGAAGCAGAGCTACAGGCACAGGTAGAGCAGGGGCTGCTGACGGAAACGACAGCAGAACAGATGCGTTCCGAGCTTGAGAAAAAGCTGTTGAACGATGTTTCAGGCAGTGGGCAAAGAGCAGGGCTTGAACTGGGCAACAGCAAAGCCATTGCATTGTTTCTGGCGGTACTGATGCCGCTGACAGCTGTACCTTTATATATGAAACTGGGCGCGACACCTGAACTGAAAATCAGTCAGCTGATTCAGCAGTCGGGTGTCCCTTCCGGCGAGCTGGTGGAAGCACTGGAACAGTGGCGTGAAAAACGCCCGTATAATTCGCAGGCACTTTATATGCTGGGCAGTCGTTATCTGTCTGCGGGTGACACTGACAGGGCGGTTGACGCCTTTCAACAGCTTTATCTGGCAACCGGTGGAGCGCCTCAGGCGAGTGCCGAACTGGCCCAGTCGCTGTATGTCGCTGCGGATTATCAGATGACCGATGAGGTGCGTCGTTACTATCGGGAAACCCTGCACAATGATGACAACAATGCCATTGCTCTTGGCCTGAATGGTATCGATGCGTTTGCAAACGGAGACTACAACGAAGCCATTAGAGTCTGGAACCGGGCGTTGGGCGTTGAAGCCGATGTCGGTGTGCGTCAGTCCATTATGGACGGCATTAGCGAAGCGCGTGCCAGATTGGGCATGCCGTCACCGGAAGTGCGTATCAATCTTTCATTGGCTCCAGAGTTAGGTGAGGAGCTGGGTGAATTACCGGCGGACACCCGGGTGTTTATTTTTGCCCGTGAAAGCGATGGCAGTTCCCATCCGGTGGCTGTGATTCCCATGAATGTGGCAGACTTGCCGGGTGAATTTGTACTGGATGACAATGCCACTCGTATGATGGGCGGTACTTCGCTGGCAGGCATCAGCCATCTGGACATTATTGCCCGGATCAGTTTATCCGGTGATGTGTCGCAGGGTGATTATCAGGCTGATGCAAGGGCGGTTGACGTGTCTTCCGGTGAAACACTAGAACTGGTACTTCAGCCTCTGGGTTAGCGATTGTCATACAGGCACCTGCCAATATCGAATGTGACGCTGGCATGGTGTATTATCCCGCTTTAATGCTTAATTCTGATCAGGGTTGAATACCATCAACCCTCTGGTTTCTCTGGATAGAGCATAATTTCATTGAATATTGAAATTAGGATTAGAGATGTTAGATCCCAAGTACGTTCGTAGCAATCCTGAAGAAGTCGCTGCGATATTGCGTAAAAAGCACTTCGAGCTGGATGTGGAACGACTGACCGCCCTGGAAGAGCGTCGGAAGTCCCTGCAGGTTCGCACCGAGCAGCTGCAGAGTGAACGTAAGTCGGGTTCCAAGGAGTTCGGCAAAATCAAGGCGCAGGGCGGTGACATTGCCGAGCTGAAAGCCAGAATGGACAAAATTGCTGCGGAAGTGAAAGAGTCCGAACAGGAACTGGCTTCCCTGCAGGTAGAAATCAACCAGCTGCTGCTGGAAGTGCCTAACCTGCCGCACGAATCCGTGCCGGAAGGCAAGGATGAAGACGATAACGTTGAAGTTCGCACCTGGGGTACTCCACGTACATTCGACTTCGACGTTAAAGACCATGTGGACCTGGGCGCACCTCTGGGGCTGGATTTTGAAACCGGCACCAAGCTGTCTGGCGCGCGCTTCACCCTGATGCGTGGTCAGATTGCCCGTCTGCATCGTGCCATCGCCCAGTTCATGCTCGACGTTCAGACCTCTGAACACGGTTACGAAGAAGTGAATACGCCAGCACTGGTACACGATACGGCTCTGCTGGGTACCGGTCAGCTGCCTAAGTTCAGTGAAGACCTGTTCCGGACGGAAGTATCTGAGGACGGGCAAAAGCCGTTCTACCTGATTCCAACTTCTGAAGTGACCCTGACCAACATTGTCAGCGATTCCATTGTTGATGTGGATCAGCTGCCCCTGCAGTTCACGGCGCATACCCTGTGTTTCCGCAGTGAAGCCGGTAGTCATGGTCGTGACACCCGTGGTCTGATTCGTCAGCATCAGTTCGAAAAAGTTGAAATGGTGCAGGTAGTGCATCCGGATCAGTCTTTTGATGCTCTGGAAAAGATGACCGGTCACGCTGAAGCCATTCTGCAGAAGCTCGAACTGCCTTACCGTGTGGTGGCTCTGTGTGGTGGTGATCTGGGTTTTGGTGCCACCAAAACCTACGATCTGGAAGTGTGGGTGCCAGCCCAGGAGAAGTACCGCGAGATTTCTTCTGTCAGCAACTGCATGGATTTCCAGGCGCGTCGTATGAAGGCTCGTTTCCGCAATCCGGAAACCGGCAAGCCGGAACTGCTGCACACCCTGAACGGTTCAGGTCTGGCGGTAGGTCGTACGCTGGTGGCGGTGCTGGAAAACTATCAGAATGAAGACGGTTCCATTACTGTGCCGGAAGTATTGCGCTCTTACCTTAAGGCAGAATTACTGGCTTAAAACGCTGTTTGAGAAGCGCCTGAAGCAGCTAATGCTGCTTCAGGGGCAACCAGCCGGCATCATAGAGTTCTCTTGTGTTTTTTATTATTGGCACTTGGCTGCGCTTTAAGTAGCCTTGTGGAGTACCAAATATATAACTCATGTTACGCACCCCTTCATCGACTGAAGTTTCTGGAACGATGATTTCAATGCAGTGAGATAAAGCTTTGCCCGCAACTCAAAATGGTTTAAATCAAGCTTATTAGCCAGCACCTCGAGACGAAATGCCGAATATATCGACATAAACAGATGATTACTCTGCGTCAAAACTGTATAAGTCGGTGACTTGGCCATTGACGCATTAGATTTGAGTGTTTTATGGAAGACTTCAACTTTCCACCGTTTTTTGTAGATCGCCTTCAAAGCCTCTGCGTCACACTCAAGATCACTGCATATCAGATAGAGAATGCCCTTACTGCCTCTTGTTTGTAAAGACCTGCCGGAACAGCAGAACGGGGAAGTCCACGCCTGCAATCCAGCCTTTGATAGGCTTTTCTTCTGAGAAATCAATGGAATCTATGCGCTGTGAGCGCCCCCGACTTTTATCTTCCTCACTCAGCGAAACCTTCCGGTTTGACTTGCTGGCCATGACAAAATGCTTATCGCATTCGTGTCGTATATACAGCATGTTGTCGTTAGAACAGAACCAGCTATCTGCCAGCACGTAACGAAATTTGAGCTGATTATCACAGCAAACTTTCAGCATCTCCCGAAAGTCTTCGTTCTTGGTGGTTTCAGCCTTGCGTTTAACTTTTTTAGTTTTTACGTCGGAGTATTGAATAGGCTTTTCGATAAGCTTGTAGGCCACGGGAATAGAGATATCACCGACATGGTAAACAAAGTTGAGAAGGTTGATACCTTTTACCGAACGACCAAAGGTGTGATCAAAGTGCCATGCAATCAGGTCGTTCTCATCAGTGTAGAGTTTCTCCTGAATAGTGTCGTCGGCAATAAGTACTCCATCATCGCGCTCTTCCTGACGCACAACGGCTTTAACATGGTGCCAAAGAGTCTTACTGTCGAAGTGATTACGGGACAGAAGGCGTGTTACCTGATCATGGCTGTATGCGCCGTCCAGCAAAGATGACAGCTGTGTAGCTGTCGTTTTGCCGAATGAGGACAGCAGGTAATCGCTATACAGCTCAAACAGCTCTGTGTTCATGCTCTAAAGCATGGCAGATTTTTCTGGGTGCGTAACATGAGTATATAAGAGTAACTGTTGGTGTATATCGAAAGAAAAATGGTACCTTCGTTTATTGTGTGGAGTTCGTGCAAATTGTCTTTTTTTACACCAAAGTAAGACACCTCACCTTCACTTAGCCACATGTCTTTAGTTTTTTGAATAACCACTTTTGATAGATTGGGTAATGAAATAATATCGAAGTTCAGGCTTCTTAGTTGGCCTTTAACAATAACTATGACAGCATTGCTATTCAGATGATTATGAAGAACCATCTTGTCATTAGGCGGTATATAGAAAAAACCGGCAGCCACATGATCATTTTTAAGGCCGTCAAGACCAAAATCTGACAGGAACTCCTCACTCAATCCATTAAGGATTTTAGCGCAATATGGTTGGCTGTTAATTTTATTGTCAAGACTCTCCTTGTCATATTGTTCACATTGCGTAGTTTTTTTCAGATGCTCAAAATTCTTCACTACTGCTCTCATGTCTGGATGCCCAACAAGCCCACTGGACAGATGGGACAGTCCAGTCAGGTAACCGGTCTCCATATCAGGGTTAAGATTATACCCTGTAAAAAGCTGATCCATACCCTGCATGAAGCTTTCAGGTGTTACTTCCCCAAAGTTGTAAGCAAACACTGAATTACTCAGTAGCAACAGGCAGGATAGCTTCCATTTCTTGATATTCATATCAATTGCTCTTTAGTTACTGACATGATTCTCAGACTTTCACTGTGGTTGGATTTGGTTACCCAGTAAAGGAGAATGACTTTTCGAGCTTCTGAGAAAGTATACTTTTATGGCCTTT
Above is a window of Endozoicomonas montiporae CL-33 DNA encoding:
- a CDS encoding cytochrome c-type biogenesis protein, with translation MIRTLLKTLGVCLSLFFSVSAVAAIGVYDFDEPQQRDLFNRLNEELRCPMCQNQSLADSNAPIARDLRQEVYRLITEEQADEQGVITFMLDRYGDFVLYRPRLDSRTLLLWFGPLLILLMALFALIRIVRNSKQPSDEEPLDDCHQQELDKLLGREK
- the ccmI gene encoding c-type cytochrome biogenesis protein CcmI; translated protein: MMFELWLMIFILALAGMGFALYPMLGRIKPVSDVSSKESNVAYFREQEAELQAQVEQGLLTETTAEQMRSELEKKLLNDVSGSGQRAGLELGNSKAIALFLAVLMPLTAVPLYMKLGATPELKISQLIQQSGVPSGELVEALEQWREKRPYNSQALYMLGSRYLSAGDTDRAVDAFQQLYLATGGAPQASAELAQSLYVAADYQMTDEVRRYYRETLHNDDNNAIALGLNGIDAFANGDYNEAIRVWNRALGVEADVGVRQSIMDGISEARARLGMPSPEVRINLSLAPELGEELGELPADTRVFIFARESDGSSHPVAVIPMNVADLPGEFVLDDNATRMMGGTSLAGISHLDIIARISLSGDVSQGDYQADARAVDVSSGETLELVLQPLG
- the serS gene encoding serine--tRNA ligase — protein: MLDPKYVRSNPEEVAAILRKKHFELDVERLTALEERRKSLQVRTEQLQSERKSGSKEFGKIKAQGGDIAELKARMDKIAAEVKESEQELASLQVEINQLLLEVPNLPHESVPEGKDEDDNVEVRTWGTPRTFDFDVKDHVDLGAPLGLDFETGTKLSGARFTLMRGQIARLHRAIAQFMLDVQTSEHGYEEVNTPALVHDTALLGTGQLPKFSEDLFRTEVSEDGQKPFYLIPTSEVTLTNIVSDSIVDVDQLPLQFTAHTLCFRSEAGSHGRDTRGLIRQHQFEKVEMVQVVHPDQSFDALEKMTGHAEAILQKLELPYRVVALCGGDLGFGATKTYDLEVWVPAQEKYREISSVSNCMDFQARRMKARFRNPETGKPELLHTLNGSGLAVGRTLVAVLENYQNEDGSITVPEVLRSYLKAELLA